Below is a genomic region from Longimicrobiaceae bacterium.
CCGCCTCCTGGTGCAGCGCGAGGAGCTGGAGGAGGGGCGGAGGATGTACGCCCGCTACGGCGACCCCCGGCGCACCGAGCAGCGCCGCGGCGAGGTGCGCGGGTGGATCCTGGACTGCTCCGGGAGCGAGGCCCAGGCCCTCGCCCGCTACGCGATGCGTGACGGCGACGTGGAGCGGGTGTACCCGCTGGGCGAGGCCACCGCCAACCTGGTGGGAGGCGGGCGCGACGCGGACGAGCGCGACTACACCGTGGAGCGGCTCTTCGCGGAGGCGCTGCGCGAGCCGGTGTCGCTGGCCGAGGCCGGACAGCTCCACGCCGCCGGGACCGACCTGCGCCTCACCCTCTGCGCCGCCCCGACGCGCGCCGCCTGGGAGCTGCTGCGCGGCACCGGGAACCCCGGCGCGGTGGTGGTGCAGGACGTGAACACGGGCGCGCTGGTGGCGTACGCGGCCACGGGCGGGCCGGATGACCCGCCGCTGGGGATCAAGAGCTACGCCCCGCCGGGCTCCGTGTTCAAGCTGGCGCTGGCGGCGCTCTGGTGGGAGAGCGGGCTGGGCGACCCGCCGCTCCCCTGCCCCGAGGCGATCCAGGTGGGCCGCTCCCTGATCCGCAACTACGAGATGCGCGGGCGGGGCACGGTGCAGGGGCCCACGGGGATGCTGATGCCCTCCTGCAACACCACCGCCGTCCACATGGCGCAGCAGATGCGCGAGCGGCTGGGCGAGGAGGCGTTCGTGGAGGCGTACCGGCGCTACGGCTTCGAGCCGTACCAGGAGCGGCCGCCCACGGACACGACCCGCGCGTTCTGGAGCACCTCGTCGGACGCCTGGGCGCGGCGGATGAGCCCGGCGCCCGCGCGGATCCGCATCGGCGAGAAGACCGGGCGGCAGGAGTGGGCGCAGCTCTCCATCGGGCAGGGGCCGGTGGACGTCACCCCCATCGCTGTCTCCCGCTTCGTGCAGGCCATCGGCAACGGGGGCGTGATGCTCCAGCCCACCATCGAGGCGGAGCGGGCGGAGCGGCCGGAGGAGGAGAGGCGGATCATGGGCGCCGAGACGGCGCGGAAGCTCCAGCGCGCCATGCTGGCGGTGGTGGACTCCGGCACGGCGCGGAGCGCCCTCCCGCTCCTGGAGGGGCTGCGCTGGGACCTGGGCGGGAAGACGGGGACCGCGCAGATCGCCGGGAAGGCGGACGACGGGTGGTTCGCCGGGCTGGTCTTCGGACCCGACGGGCGCCCGCGCTACACCGTGGTGGTGTACCTGCGCGGCGGCGGGCCCGGCGGGCGCAAGCCCGCCGCGGTGGCCGCGGGGATGACCCGCGTCCTGGCCCGCACGATGCCGGCCCCGGCCGGGAGGGGGGAGTGATGGGCCTCCTGGACTGGTTCCGGCGGAAGCGGCCCGAGGGGCCGAAGGGGGTGGCGGTGCACGTCCGGGCACCGTCCGCGGCTCCGGGGGCGGGGCCGCGCCCGGAGCGCCGCACCTCGCCCTGGCTCTGGGCGGGGCTGCTCGCCGCCGCGCTCTTCTACCTGGCGGCGCACTACTCCGTGGTGACCGGGGTGTGGCCGGTGCACGGGACCTCCCCCGGCGCCACCCGCACCCTGATGCGCGACGCGGGGGCGCTCGTCGCCTGGCTCCTGGTGCTGGGGGTGCTCCGGGGGATGGGGTACCGCGGGGGGTGGATGATCGTGGCCCTCCCGGTGGTGATCTTCTTCCTGTCGCGGCCGGCGCAGTTCCAGGTCTTCACCGACCCGGTGTACCAGGCCTCCGGGCCGACGCGGGCGCAGGCCAACGACCTCAAGGCGGATCGCTCGCGCATCTCCACCATCGAGCGGGCGTACGGGCCGGAGCGGCAGGAGGAGGTCTTCGGCGGGCCGCCGCCGCCGCTCCCGGACCCGTGGGCGCGGGCGGTGCAGGGGGTGACCCAGGGGGAGACGGCGTTCCTGCGCGGGATGTCCCACTACTCCGTCTTCCTGGCGCCGCTGGCGCTGCTCCTGGGCTTCCTGCTCGCGCGGCGTGGGGAGAGGCTGCGCTGGTTCCGGCAGAACCGCACGGTGCCGTACCTGGTGACGCTGGGGGTGTTCTTCGTCCTCACCCTGTTCTTCACCGAGCTGGGGAAGGTGGGGGGGACCACGCCGTGGGAGCTGTTCCTCCCCCTGTTCGTCGCCACCTGGGCCGCGACCCTGGCCGACGACGCCTACAACCTGGCCCGCCCGGGGGAGGTGCTGGCGCCCCAGCGGCTGCTGGGGCTGGCGCTGTACGGGCTCCTCCCCGTGGTCCCCTTCCTGGTGATCCGCGAGCTGGGGCTCTCCATCGTCCTGGCGGGGAGCCTGGCGGCCATGCTCCTGGTGGGGACGCGGCGGGGGTGGTGGGCCGGGCTGATGCTGGTGGCGTGGGCGGGGCTGGTGTTCGCCGCCTTCAACGTGGACGAGCGCTCCCGCACCCGCCTGGAGCTGGCCTACGGCCCGTACCAGGATCCGGCGACGATGACCGAGGCGGAGGCCGAGCGGTGGGCGGCCAAGCTGCACCAGATCAAGCTGTTCGACGCCAACGTCCTGGCCGGCGGCCTTTTCGGCGAGGGGCCGGGGCGCGGGCACGGCGAGACGGCCCCCAACTCCGCGGACGACGGGTACATCACCCTGCACGCCGCGCAGTGGGGGCTGGTGGGGGGGGTGGCGCTGGTGCTGCTGTACACCGTATTTCTCATCGGGATGTTCATGGCGGCGGTCCGCGAGCGGGGGGCCTTCGAGCGGACGCTGGTCACCGGGCTGGCGATGCTGATCGCCATCCCCTTCTGGCTCGCCACGCTGGGGGGGATCCGGGTGATCCCGCTCACCGGCGTGGCCGCCGCCTTCGCCGCCCACGGCGGGGCCAAGCTGCTGGCCTCGGCGCTGGCCGTGGGGATCATCGCGGGCATCAGCCACCGCAGACACGAGGAGGACCTGCTGGACAACGCACTCGCGCCCCCGCGGGAAGCCGCCGAGATGAAGGGGGTCCGGATCCGATGAGCGCACCCGCCGCACGCACCGCCCGGCGCGCCGGGCTGCTCTTCGACCTAGCCGGGTTCAGCGGGCAGGGCCCGCGCCCGGAGAACCAGGACGCCTTCGCGCTGGACGGCTTCGAGGAAACGGGGACCGTGGCCGTCGCCGACGGGATGGGCGGCGAGCGGGGCGGCCGCCTCGCCGCCGACACCGCGCTCGGCGCCCTGCTGGAGGCCGGCCCCATCCGCTCGCTGGACGCCGCCCGCCACGCCGTGCGCGCCGCCGACCGCGCCGTGGCGCAGGCCGCGCAGGAGAACGTCGCTGAGCGGGGGGGGATGGGGTGCGCGCTGGCGCTCCTCTCCCTGGCCCCGGACCGCACCGGGTGGATCGGCGCCTTCGCGGGAGACGTGCGGATCCTGTCGCGCGCGCCGGACGGGACCGTGCGGCTGGAGAGCCGCGACCACACCCCGGCCTTCGCCCGCTGGGAGGCGGGGGAGATCGCACTGGACGAGGTCACCGAGGCCGAGGGCGCCAACCGCCTGCAGCGCGCGGTGGGGCGCGGCGGCGAGGCGGACGCGGTGTGGATCCCGCTGCGCCCCGGGTGGACCTACCTCCTGGCCTCGGACGGGATCTCCAAGGCCACCCGGCTGGACGAGCTGGGCGAGGCCATGGCCGCCCCCACCGCGGCGGCGGTGGTGGAGATG
It encodes:
- a CDS encoding FtsW/RodA/SpoVE family cell cycle protein; its protein translation is MGLLDWFRRKRPEGPKGVAVHVRAPSAAPGAGPRPERRTSPWLWAGLLAAALFYLAAHYSVVTGVWPVHGTSPGATRTLMRDAGALVAWLLVLGVLRGMGYRGGWMIVALPVVIFFLSRPAQFQVFTDPVYQASGPTRAQANDLKADRSRISTIERAYGPERQEEVFGGPPPPLPDPWARAVQGVTQGETAFLRGMSHYSVFLAPLALLLGFLLARRGERLRWFRQNRTVPYLVTLGVFFVLTLFFTELGKVGGTTPWELFLPLFVATWAATLADDAYNLARPGEVLAPQRLLGLALYGLLPVVPFLVIRELGLSIVLAGSLAAMLLVGTRRGWWAGLMLVAWAGLVFAAFNVDERSRTRLELAYGPYQDPATMTEAEAERWAAKLHQIKLFDANVLAGGLFGEGPGRGHGETAPNSADDGYITLHAAQWGLVGGVALVLLYTVFLIGMFMAAVRERGAFERTLVTGLAMLIAIPFWLATLGGIRVIPLTGVAAAFAAHGGAKLLASALAVGIIAGISHRRHEEDLLDNALAPPREAAEMKGVRIR
- a CDS encoding penicillin-binding transpeptidase domain-containing protein — translated: MLDTILNWVLRGVLLAFAVGAAVALAHLTRAIWRERRERWAVRIALGMILLAGVYTAGHARLLVQREELEEGRRMYARYGDPRRTEQRRGEVRGWILDCSGSEAQALARYAMRDGDVERVYPLGEATANLVGGGRDADERDYTVERLFAEALREPVSLAEAGQLHAAGTDLRLTLCAAPTRAAWELLRGTGNPGAVVVQDVNTGALVAYAATGGPDDPPLGIKSYAPPGSVFKLALAALWWESGLGDPPLPCPEAIQVGRSLIRNYEMRGRGTVQGPTGMLMPSCNTTAVHMAQQMRERLGEEAFVEAYRRYGFEPYQERPPTDTTRAFWSTSSDAWARRMSPAPARIRIGEKTGRQEWAQLSIGQGPVDVTPIAVSRFVQAIGNGGVMLQPTIEAERAERPEEERRIMGAETARKLQRAMLAVVDSGTARSALPLLEGLRWDLGGKTGTAQIAGKADDGWFAGLVFGPDGRPRYTVVVYLRGGGPGGRKPAAVAAGMTRVLARTMPAPAGRGE
- a CDS encoding protein phosphatase 2C domain-containing protein — encoded protein: MSAPAARTARRAGLLFDLAGFSGQGPRPENQDAFALDGFEETGTVAVADGMGGERGGRLAADTALGALLEAGPIRSLDAARHAVRAADRAVAQAAQENVAERGGMGCALALLSLAPDRTGWIGAFAGDVRILSRAPDGTVRLESRDHTPAFARWEAGEIALDEVTEAEGANRLQRAVGRGGEADAVWIPLRPGWTYLLASDGISKATRLDELGEAMAAPTAAAVVEMVRRRVEERGPDDNYTAVAVRLAGGGARDDDTEPE